GAGGGAAAAAGTACTATAAGGAAAAACTTGCTTGTCACTCATGACAGACACCTATGAAAGTGCACCAAGCTACTCCGTGAAACAGAGGTATCAATCTACCTCTAGACAAGCCAGATCAGGTACCAGAAACAGTGTCAGAGCCTAAAGTTGTTCTACCAATGCTGATATAGTGTCTCAAGTTAGCTAATATGGGTTGGCTGAGTTAATGTGAATGTATCAGGCAGCTGTTGTGGGTGTCTCACAGAGATTGTTTATCAATGCATATATGTTAGCAACTTCACAGGTGACTGCTAACATGGCAGCTAGGATCTGTAGCTCCCAATAGTTTGGGCTTCACTAGTGGTGTGGGATGTGGTGGCATTGTGTATGTCCCATATTCTTAGTCTGCACTGGGCTGTGttacataaaaaattaaaatctctaCTATTCATTAAACCATCTAAATTCATTATATTACAGTCAGTCTATACAGAAACCtaaaataatgaggaaaaaattttGCAGAGCACAACTGTGTAACTAAACTTTTTTCGCAGGCATCTACATCTCAATGAACCATGATTTATTAGGGTTAAATACTTAAGAGTGCTACATTCTCCATTTATCAAATGCAGAGACAGATGCATAATCTTAAAAGCAACAACTGACATTTCACGTATGAAACTTCTAACAATGACAGCTAATTAATTATAGCTCATTTAAGCTACAAAATAAAACTGACTTCAGCTTTTGTATCATGCTTTTCTacaaaacagatttcttttcctctcaaacGTGTAATGAGTGTGGGCTCTTCAGCTGGATGAGTCTTCAGATTGGGTCCTCAACATCTTTATCCGTTTTTCCAGCCTCTCCATCCATTCATTTCTCAGCCTAAGGACAGAAACATGGATCAGCTTGTCCCCATAATTTTATACGGAATGGATTTATACTCTTCAACTCGAccactgatgatttttttttggtgctttttcgCAATGATCATGCAAATTTTCCTGCCCCTTTAGAGGTCTTTGCTGGATGGTACTTCAGGACAAGCTCTTAAATCCCAGTGAGGGATCACCTGAGCTTTGTggtccatctccatctccagtGTGCCCTCTCTCGAATGCCTGTGTGCCTGGGTGACTTGTCACCTGCACTGGAGATTGCCTGCTGCCACCTGCTGGGTTACATCACCCAGCACTtccccagcctccctcctcTGTCCTGCTCAGCTTGGAGACACTGCACATGTTGAAGCTTCTGTTAGACCCATAGCAGGTAGCTTTCAGTAATATGTGgccctttattttcttttgatagTACCTAGGTACCACAGAAAGACTTACTCAAATAGAAAAGAGAGGAATTTCTCAACTGAGGAGTTGTAACTTTGAGATTAGGTTAGTCACAAATGCATTAGACATTCTAGAGACTAATTCTAGTTTTCCTTCATCAAGGGTTAGTAATGTAAAGTTGTCCTTGCTCTTAATTTTTCAAGTAACAATACAAAGAAAACTATGAGGAAGGCTTTGGAAAATTGCTTTCTTACTGGATGATCTCAAGATAAAATATAATAAGTAACAAAATTATATATCTTCGCATATGCCTTCAGCTTATGGAGAGTTGATGTGAAGTAAATGCTGATCTTGCTGCAGATTTCTCTTTCTTGCAGTGGCTGATTAAGGGGAGTGTGACTGAATAAGGTAGATATGGCTGTGGATGGTGGTTGCCTTAGTCACTGTGCCTGGGTCATCTGCTTTATAATGGGTTTACCATACGCAAATTAAACAGTCTTAAATAATTCAAACTATTTGCTTGTGAAAGCAAGGCCACAGAGAAAGAATGTGTAGCACATCCATGCTAACTTCGCTCTGAACAGAAGCCTTTATGTTCAAGGAAAGCCAGCACTTAAATATTGTCCTGATAATTTCAGAAAGTTCTATGCTTTGGACTCATTTATAGAACAGGAATGAATTATTCTCCTATTCTTATGAAGTCATAGCTTAAACACATTAGCATTACATCCTAATTTGggaagctttatttttttttctataaatctAAATTAGTTTCAGATTTATCACATGACCTAAGCATAGgtattactaaaaaaaaaaaaaaaagcaatgcaaACTCAACCTTTCTGGATGCAGATTACCCACTTTGTCAGAGCGCTTCTTCGCTGACGTTCTTTTTCGTTTTGCAGGTACTGAGTTTGTTGCTCAATCGTCTTTTCCCAGAAGTTCCTCAGGTCACTGGTTTCACAACCCCGCACTTCATGGCGCATGTATTGGCTGTTCATTGTCCCTAAAGGAAAAATTTGAAACAGATGTGTGACAAGTTACTGGTTCCTCATGTGTTTTCATGGCTAAAACACATTCTTGATGTTTTGGATTTGAAGCATTAGGGTCACACAGTCTTTTTTGTAGTAGGATCAGAATAACTGTAGGCATGGCTCAATATTTAAGCTCTTTCCTAGCTCTGACACTTGAGGATATGCTGTCTACAGTGATCTGAATTCTTACTTGTGTACCTAAAATACCTTTCACCTCCATCTGACTGTGACATTTATGTTCACAGTCAGGACAGTGCTCTTGTATTCTGTGATTTAGCAATTAGGATACTTTTTACTGtactcagaaattaaaaaaaaaaaaaaaagaaaattgccaTATCTAATGGGATTTTCCTCCTCACTATGTTCatatctttaaaattttaaagcgACTATTGTTCTGATGATTTGCCTTTAATCATTCTGGCACTTAACTTTATttggaaatgtaaaaaaattatatatataaaagaatgTACGTAATTTCAAAAGGTGCTGATTTGCAAACCCCGCTTTGTTTGCTAAATACTTTCCCCTCTTCTTCAATTTTCAAAACAGAGCAAATTCATTGAATATATTTGTATATCTATGATGATTCTGTACTTTCAGCTTTAGTTAATGTCATCTTAAATTCTGGAGTGAATCTTATCCtaggaaaagaatattttcctcaGGATGACTCTTTATGGGCTGACAATAAATTCCCTGTATGCCACATTGCAGCCAGAAAATTGTATCATTACTTTCAAAACTTCATTAAATATGAAATTAGTATATCCATGCTGTCTTTCAAATTGCTATGTGCTTTTGCATGAAGATGCCATTATAATATTTTCCAGAACAGTTAATTTTTTAACAAGTATTTAGGGCTCTCTCAGCATTGTTTGAATCATGGAAATTATTCGTAATTTGTTTTAATCAGAGCCATAGAGAGATAGTAAACAAGCCCCTCAAGACTAGCTTGGAAAAGCTTGAAGGAACTGCTGCCATTCCCCTGCCAGGCATCATAAGAAAACACGAAACTGGGAACTGATAATGTTTACATAATTGGCTGTTTTGTGAAAAATTGACAGACACGTTATAAAGACTCTATGAGCAGAAGACAGAATCAGCCCTTTTGAAGAGGTCCTCTTTTTGTTAGGATTTCCCTGTAACTCCCCAGTGGCTCCCTGTAAAACCTTCATATGTCAGCTTATGGCCTCCAAATAATACAAGCATAGTACTTGAGACCGAGTCTTGTAGAAAAGAATTACTGAGCATATTTTCTGGTCCTGAACACATTATAGCTGGATGTATAATTGTTGACATTAGTCTGTAATGTGAATTGCAAGTATTGCTGAACACCTCCAGCTGTGCTATGGGACAACCAGTTTCAGGTCAAAAAGTTCATTTCATGCAAGTgcatattttcataaaatatgtGTATTCTGTAAATATCCACATATATATCAATGCCACCCCAAACATTTCTTGCCAGGTGGCAGTTACTGCCCTTTTAAACTTTTTGTGTACTAAGAGTAATCTTCAATGGTGTGAGAAAGGTATGGTAAAAGCCATCTAAGTAAAACTAATGGAGTTTCCACCCTAGGAGTTAGTCTCTAAGAATAACTCTTTCTGGaatgcaggaagaaaaattcctctATATACCTGGAGCTCCAACATAAACTGCCAGGAAATAATGTCTTCAATAATGTTTATTAGAAGAGATAGCAAAGCATAATAGCTTAATCCTTCTGAATTATTATGAATTCCTCTTTAATGTACTGTGGATGCATCctttagatatatatatatatatatgagagTAAATATCACTCCTGAATGAGGCAAAATTATGGAACTCATTGCTACGAGGTGTAATTGAGCCGAAGCATATACTTTCAGAATATACATATCCTTTACTGGTTTTAATGTTATGCCTCCTGATTTGATTGTATATGTTCTTGGTACTGGATTTAATGCATTTTATAGATGTGTTTTTGCAACACCTGCCCTCACAGCAAAAAATCACAAGCAGCAAGTTTAAAGCCACTGAAAGAGATACTCAGAAGTAGTTTCCATTGCTATTCACTTTACATCTGGTGCTGGCAGTATTTAGAAGAATGTTAGAGCTCTGCTGAGACCACAGTGTGTAATATTACCCATTACAGCCTTGAGggaatttgttttttttttttaattcagggTTGTGAGGTGGAGTAGGGACAGGAATTAATACTTTTCTCTGTCTATCATCTGTGgtattttctttgtgtgtgctTGACCAGGCACACTAAGAGCATTGTCCAAGCCGTTCTTCATTCCCAACTTTTTATATTGTGTTAACATATGGATATCTTGGCGCCaaattttctcttcctcagttcttaatattctttgttttcatttccccTGAGGCTGGAGAACACTCAAATCTGTACAAGTAGGTATCAAAGTTACTGAACACATCAGAATTTCTGCATCATTACTGACCCTTATATGTCCTTAATTAACACAATATGTAAATACACCAGCATTTGCTTCTCTGAACTGTAAAATCACCTTATCCTAAATTACCTTATATTTTGACTTATCTGTTTGAGGCCATTCATGGTGATTGTAGGAACTACACAAGCTCCACTGAAATAACTCAGATGGTTCATTTTGCCTTTATGCATCACGTGCATGGACGTTTGAATTCACCTCTGTCCTGTCATCCGTTTCATAAACCATAAACCTGCAGAGCATGTGAGCAGTCAGGGATATCAGGCTTAGTCTATCACTATTTCTCTGGCTCTCATATTTTTCTCTCCTACTTCAGCTATTTTCAGAGGAGTGTAACAGGACTTAAGCCTGTATCATGACTTTGCAGCAGCAGTTATCACAGGGAACAGTTTATTTTCATGCCTTGAAGCCTCGTGCAGAATAGTTAGGATAAGGGGCTTCATTtaacagggaaagagaagaatggaaaatatttcatggaAGCAGCCTCTAAAGCAGCCTGAACAAATAATCTCAGTATGATGCAACAGGTGAGCAGAAATATATTATTAAAGCACATAGGCAGTTGTGAGGTACTTTTATAGACCTTGCATTTAGTTCTGACTTAAGTTGCGCTGCCACAGCTGGGActaaataagcttttttttaagCCTCTAGTGACAATCCTTCAAAAGAACAATAATGAGAGGCTCTTTCTGGTAATCTTCTATGACAGAGGCCTGGTTGCAAGCCAATGAACAAATGTAGATGCTCTCAAATGAAAGATATAATATGACAAACTCTAGGAAGGCTTTGTCCAACACGTGATAACAATGgttgcttatttttttatttaataattttagaGTAGGTTGGTCTTATCTAGCCTCATTTTGCTTAAGGAGGTCTTAACAAAGTTAGGGAAGCTGTGACATTAGTATTATTAGCTGGAACTCAAAAATTACCTTGATAAAAGAGGAATGTAAGATCAAATTGATGTGATATCTTGACttctttgtaaagaaaaaaaaatagtttgagGCTGAAACTCATTGTTTCTGTGAGAAAACACTACCACCACCAGAAACACTTAATCCTGGAGAGAATTGGGAGTTAAAAGTTTCTTAGCCAGAAGAAAGTATGTAAAGTCTGAATTTTCTTCCTCTAGTAGAACGCATTATAataggaaatgtatttttaaaatttacaagACTTTTAATGAGTCAGGAGAgctatttttcctccttcttatGTTCCTTACAAAGCACAGTCAGTCTGAGTTTTCAGGGTGTTATGCATTTTCCTAGAAATAATACAATATTTTATTGTTCTGACTTTACTTGGACTATGCTTTGTGACTATGGTTATTATATATGcattcaatgaaaaaaaattgattgaTATATAAAGGAGAGAAAACTATCTATGCTAATGGTATTGTTTGATGTAAAAACAATCAGAAATCTGTTTTGATTTTGGAAAATAGAACTACTGATTGTATTAAtgatttccctccttttccttggTTCTAGGATATGTCATTTATCTTCTCCTTCTGCAGCTGGCAGTAATTCACATCTCAAAGGGCTGACATGCTTCCTTTGAGATCCTGCCTGGGGAAGCATGCTGGTCTCAAGTCTAACTTGGGTGTCCAGTCTCTGG
This genomic window from Prinia subflava isolate CZ2003 ecotype Zambia chromosome Z, Cam_Psub_1.2, whole genome shotgun sequence contains:
- the LOC134564051 gene encoding protein FAM240B-like; translation: MNSQYMRHEVRGCETSDLRNFWEKTIEQQTQYLQNEKERQRRSALTKLRNEWMERLEKRIKMLRTQSEDSSS